In the genome of Croceimicrobium hydrocarbonivorans, one region contains:
- a CDS encoding DUF5683 domain-containing protein, producing the protein MASFQLSGQNNDSLSYEDSRKEPLDSSQLHSVSRATWLSTLLPGAGQAYNGKYWKMPIIYGGIGACAYFAIDNHRLYRQYLDAFLIRADSSGVDQYQGIYSDRQLVELQNIYRDWRDLSLIIGAAIWALNVVDAHVDAHLFYYNVNEDLSFNLEPRIIPMGNFSAVGIGLKINLDP; encoded by the coding sequence TTGGCAAGCTTTCAGCTTAGTGGCCAAAACAATGATAGTCTTAGCTATGAAGATAGCCGCAAGGAGCCTTTAGACAGCTCCCAGCTGCATTCAGTTAGCAGGGCAACCTGGCTTTCTACCCTATTACCCGGAGCCGGACAAGCCTATAATGGCAAGTATTGGAAAATGCCCATCATTTATGGTGGAATTGGCGCCTGTGCTTATTTCGCTATTGATAATCACCGTTTGTACCGCCAGTATCTGGATGCTTTTCTAATTCGGGCAGATAGTTCGGGTGTTGATCAATATCAAGGGATTTACTCGGATCGACAATTGGTAGAATTGCAAAATATTTACCGCGATTGGCGTGATCTATCCCTAATTATTGGCGCTGCTATTTGGGCCTTAAATGTGGTAGATGCCCATGTAGATGCCCACCTCTTTTATTACAATGTAAACGAAGACCTGAGCTTTAACCTCGAACCGCGAATTATCCCCATGGGCAATTTCTCGGCCGTAGGCATTGGTCTCAAAATAAATCTCGATCCATGA
- the dapB gene encoding 4-hydroxy-tetrahydrodipicolinate reductase gives MKVALVGYGKMGKTLEKILVDRGHEVVARFGSEGTQVSELKKADVAIEFSVPEAAYGNLKTCLESGVPIVTGTTGWLDRYDEIVSLCQEKNGGLIYASNFSLGVNLFFALNRYLADLMAPYSDYNAEMTEIHHIHKLDAPSGTAISLAEDLIKGLPQKDKWALKENAQSDSDLSIEAIRENEVPGTHSIRYSSAIDDIEITHTAHNRQGFALGAVIAAEYLNGKQGVYSMRDVLNLPS, from the coding sequence ATGAAAGTAGCCTTAGTAGGATACGGAAAGATGGGCAAAACCCTGGAAAAGATTTTAGTGGATCGCGGTCATGAAGTAGTGGCCCGTTTTGGTTCGGAAGGCACACAAGTTTCCGAATTGAAAAAGGCCGATGTGGCCATTGAGTTCTCCGTTCCGGAAGCAGCCTATGGCAACCTTAAAACTTGCTTGGAATCTGGAGTACCCATAGTAACCGGTACCACGGGCTGGCTCGATCGATATGATGAAATTGTATCCCTTTGCCAGGAGAAGAATGGTGGATTAATTTATGCCTCTAACTTTAGTTTAGGCGTGAATCTCTTTTTTGCGCTCAATCGTTATTTGGCCGATTTGATGGCTCCTTATTCCGATTACAATGCGGAGATGACCGAAATTCATCATATCCATAAATTGGATGCTCCCTCCGGAACCGCCATTAGTTTGGCTGAAGACTTAATTAAAGGTCTTCCTCAAAAAGATAAATGGGCTTTAAAAGAAAATGCTCAATCAGATTCTGATCTGAGTATCGAAGCCATCCGTGAAAACGAAGTACCTGGCACCCATAGCATTCGCTATAGCAGTGCCATCGACGATATTGAAATTACCCATACTGCGCATAACCGCCAAGGCTTTGCATTAGGTGCTGTAATTGCTGCTGAATACCTAAATGGCAAACAAGG